A genomic stretch from Frigoribacterium sp. PvP032 includes:
- a CDS encoding carbohydrate ABC transporter permease: MADTALRPEMTHPVTASPAPRPARGRRRGPLAPYLFVAPAVVLFVVFMLIPLGYTIWSSLRAYRIEEGASVLGVRVDRFVGLDNYVAVLQDAELLASFGRLGIYGVIAVPLTLGLALLFALLLDVPAVRAKRFARTAIFIPYAVPGITAALLWGFMYLPSTSPFSYVTNALGWGPIPFLEAGGLFGSLANIAIWGGVGFNMIIIYTSLRGIPAEIYESARLDGASEFQVALRIKVPLVVPALVLTGVFALIGTLQLYGEPNTLRPLTTEITQSWAPLMTIYRDAFLTDDLPSAAASSTILALGTVALSAIVLGVANRRRKEGVS; encoded by the coding sequence ATGGCTGACACCGCGCTGCGCCCCGAGATGACGCACCCCGTGACCGCGAGCCCGGCCCCGCGCCCGGCACGCGGCCGTCGCCGGGGCCCGCTGGCTCCCTACCTGTTCGTCGCGCCGGCCGTCGTGCTGTTCGTGGTGTTCATGTTGATCCCGCTCGGCTACACGATCTGGTCGAGCCTCCGGGCCTACCGGATCGAGGAGGGCGCCTCCGTGCTCGGCGTCCGCGTCGACCGCTTCGTCGGCCTCGACAACTACGTCGCCGTGCTGCAGGACGCCGAGCTGCTCGCCAGCTTCGGCCGGCTCGGCATCTACGGCGTGATCGCCGTGCCGCTGACGCTCGGGCTCGCGCTGCTCTTCGCGCTGCTGCTCGACGTCCCCGCCGTCCGGGCCAAGCGCTTCGCGCGCACGGCGATCTTCATCCCCTACGCCGTGCCCGGCATCACCGCGGCGCTGCTCTGGGGCTTCATGTACCTGCCGAGCACGAGCCCGTTCTCGTACGTGACCAACGCCCTCGGCTGGGGCCCGATCCCGTTCCTCGAGGCCGGCGGCCTGTTCGGGTCGCTCGCCAACATCGCCATCTGGGGCGGCGTCGGCTTCAACATGATCATCATCTACACGTCGCTCCGCGGCATCCCGGCCGAGATCTACGAGTCGGCCCGCCTCGACGGCGCGAGCGAGTTCCAGGTCGCCCTGCGCATCAAGGTGCCGCTCGTCGTGCCCGCGCTCGTCCTCACCGGCGTCTTCGCGCTGATCGGCACGCTGCAGCTGTACGGCGAGCCGAACACCCTCCGTCCCCTGACCACCGAGATCACGCAGAGCTGGGCCCCGCTGATGACCATCTACCGCGACGCGTTCCTGACCGACGACCTCCCGTCGGCAGCCGCCTCCTCGACCATCCTCGCTCTCGGGACGGTCGCCCTCTCGGCGATCGTGCTCGGCGTCGCGAACCGCCGCCGCAAGGAGGGCGTCTCGTGA
- a CDS encoding LacI family DNA-binding transcriptional regulator — MTTIHDVAKAAGVSISTVSYALSGKRSIRADTRLRIDAAVRDLGYRANAGARMLAGTRTNILALSAPMHAETHPPAFMSFVVAIATAARRHDYDILLLTEADPLEGLRRVASSQLVDGVVLMDVDTDDARLPLLRELDLPATVVGVPRDTTGLVCVDFDFEEAARTSVRRLADQGHRSIGMVGHAAALYEHGSNFAPRFRDAFVAAIEADPRGLRGVVAHAPAPGDPRGAVEVLQEALPDLTALVLNCNEGAHRAVLRSLADLGLRVPEDVSVVSACSSFDTSEFVPALDVVPLPAEESGRRAVELTMAQLDRRSTDQVQLIAPTWIAGRSTAEVVVS; from the coding sequence ATGACGACGATCCACGACGTGGCGAAGGCCGCCGGCGTCTCGATCAGCACCGTCTCGTACGCGCTCAGCGGCAAGCGGTCCATCCGGGCCGACACCCGCCTCCGGATCGACGCCGCCGTCCGCGACCTCGGCTACCGCGCCAACGCGGGCGCCCGGATGCTGGCCGGCACGCGGACGAACATCCTCGCCCTCAGCGCCCCGATGCACGCCGAGACGCACCCGCCCGCGTTCATGTCGTTCGTCGTGGCCATCGCCACGGCGGCGCGGCGTCACGACTACGACATCCTGCTGCTGACCGAGGCCGATCCGCTCGAGGGCCTGCGTCGGGTGGCGTCGAGCCAGCTGGTCGACGGCGTGGTGCTGATGGACGTCGACACCGACGACGCCCGCCTGCCGCTGCTCCGCGAACTCGACCTGCCCGCGACGGTCGTCGGCGTGCCCCGTGACACGACCGGGCTCGTCTGCGTCGACTTCGACTTCGAGGAGGCGGCGCGCACGTCGGTCCGTCGGCTCGCCGACCAGGGGCACCGGTCGATCGGCATGGTCGGCCACGCCGCCGCGCTCTACGAGCACGGCTCGAACTTCGCGCCCCGCTTCCGTGACGCCTTCGTCGCCGCGATCGAGGCCGATCCCCGCGGGCTCCGCGGCGTGGTCGCTCACGCCCCGGCGCCCGGCGATCCGCGCGGCGCGGTCGAGGTGCTGCAGGAGGCGCTGCCCGACCTGACCGCGCTCGTCCTGAACTGCAACGAGGGCGCCCACCGCGCCGTGCTCCGGTCGCTCGCCGACCTCGGTCTGCGCGTCCCCGAGGACGTCTCCGTCGTCTCGGCCTGCTCGAGCTTCGACACGAGCGAGTTCGTCCCGGCGCTCGACGTCGTGCCGCTGCCCGCCGAGGAGTCGGGCCGCCGCGCGGTCGAGCTCACGATGGCCCAGCTCGACAGGCGGTCGACGGATCAGGTGCAGCTGATCGCGCCGACCTGGATCGCCGGACGCTCGACGGCGGAGGTCGTCGTCTCCTGA
- a CDS encoding carbohydrate ABC transporter permease, with protein MTALDTRPGAGSRRGGADRDRRTPRPGAARASRVGKLLPTIVLLIGAFYCLVPVGWVFIASSKSPGELFTSFSFAPGTGLLGNLGDLFAYEGGQYGLWAANSLLYAGVGGVLSTLVSTMAGYALAKFAFRGRNLIFFMILAGVLIPGITLAIPQYILLSEIGLAGGPISVLLPIIISPFGIYLSRVFAQSAVPQEILEASRIDGAGEWRIFRHIVLPIMVPGMVTVFLLQFVGIWNNFLLPFVMLSDQADYPLTVGLYTLLSKGSGAPALYSLAITGAAVSIIPLTLLVLFLQRFWRLDLISGGLKG; from the coding sequence GTGACCGCCCTCGACACGCGCCCCGGTGCGGGCTCCCGACGAGGAGGCGCGGACCGCGACCGCAGGACGCCCCGCCCCGGCGCCGCGCGTGCCTCGCGCGTGGGGAAGCTGCTGCCCACGATCGTGCTGCTGATCGGCGCGTTCTACTGCCTCGTGCCGGTCGGCTGGGTGTTCATCGCCTCGTCGAAGTCGCCGGGCGAGCTGTTCACGTCGTTCTCGTTCGCCCCCGGCACCGGCTTGCTCGGCAACCTCGGCGACCTGTTCGCCTACGAGGGCGGCCAGTACGGGCTGTGGGCCGCGAACTCGCTGCTCTACGCGGGTGTCGGCGGCGTGCTCTCGACGCTCGTCTCGACGATGGCGGGCTACGCCCTGGCCAAGTTCGCGTTCCGCGGGCGGAACCTGATCTTCTTCATGATCCTCGCGGGCGTGCTGATCCCGGGCATCACCCTGGCGATCCCGCAGTACATCCTGCTCAGCGAGATCGGGCTGGCGGGCGGGCCGATCTCGGTGCTGCTGCCGATCATCATCAGCCCGTTCGGCATCTACCTCTCGCGGGTGTTCGCGCAGTCGGCGGTGCCGCAGGAGATCCTCGAGGCGTCGCGCATCGACGGCGCGGGCGAGTGGCGGATCTTCCGGCACATCGTGCTGCCGATCATGGTGCCCGGCATGGTGACCGTGTTCCTGCTGCAGTTCGTCGGCATCTGGAACAACTTCCTGCTGCCGTTCGTGATGCTCAGCGACCAGGCCGACTACCCGCTCACCGTCGGCCTCTACACGCTGCTGTCGAAGGGCTCCGGCGCGCCCGCGCTGTACTCGCTCGCCATCACCGGGGCAGCCGTGTCGATCATCCCGCTCACGCTGCTCGTGCTGTTCCTGCAGCGCTTCTGGCGGCTCGACCTGATCTCGGGAGGGCTGAAGGGCTGA
- a CDS encoding ABC transporter substrate-binding protein, which translates to MRHPKTARAAALATLLIGGAALSGCSAVGGDDVVRLEYWGWGVGQSEQVALWNAANPDVQVRHTDAGGGTDSAAKLLTSSRAGNAPDVALAEYTTIPSLVIADVPRDITDLVADVDDAFTEGTWAQTTFGGQVYALPQDAGPMVLTYRADLLAETGQAVPTTWQEFGDVARAVHEQRPDTVLAAVPAGELGFWAGVSAQAGADWWSVDEDGWTVGIADERMLEVADFFEQLAADGSIDTDPVLSPEYNKRVNDGTIGGWAAGIWAPSVLGGVAPDTSGSWEITPLPEWTPGDAAVPFQGGSALIVTKDSEHPEEAAAFAKWMNASTEGNQSLLDVRGVYPASIEGQELAIGNAPPSLMPQQTDFYDVAAEVSEDVLPTTWGPNVALATTTLTDELNAAIAAGTPWRDAFVATQAVVVADMEDVGYQVTTNG; encoded by the coding sequence ATGAGACACCCGAAGACCGCGAGGGCCGCCGCCCTCGCGACCCTGTTGATCGGGGGAGCCGCGCTGAGCGGCTGCTCCGCCGTGGGCGGCGACGACGTCGTCCGCCTCGAGTACTGGGGCTGGGGGGTGGGCCAGAGCGAGCAGGTCGCCCTCTGGAACGCCGCGAACCCCGATGTCCAGGTGCGGCACACCGACGCAGGAGGCGGCACGGACTCGGCCGCGAAGCTCCTGACCTCGAGCCGGGCCGGCAACGCCCCCGACGTGGCGCTCGCCGAGTACACGACGATCCCGTCGCTGGTGATCGCCGACGTGCCGCGCGACATCACCGACCTCGTGGCCGACGTCGACGACGCCTTCACCGAGGGCACCTGGGCCCAGACGACCTTCGGCGGCCAGGTCTACGCGCTGCCGCAGGACGCCGGGCCGATGGTGCTCACGTACCGCGCCGACCTGCTCGCCGAGACGGGCCAGGCCGTGCCGACGACGTGGCAGGAGTTCGGCGACGTCGCCCGTGCCGTGCACGAGCAGCGCCCCGACACCGTGCTGGCGGCGGTCCCCGCCGGCGAGCTCGGCTTCTGGGCCGGCGTCTCGGCCCAGGCCGGCGCCGACTGGTGGTCGGTCGACGAGGACGGCTGGACCGTCGGCATCGCCGACGAGCGGATGCTCGAGGTGGCCGACTTCTTCGAGCAGCTCGCCGCCGACGGCTCGATCGACACCGACCCGGTGCTGTCGCCCGAGTACAACAAGCGCGTCAACGACGGCACGATCGGCGGCTGGGCCGCGGGCATCTGGGCGCCGAGCGTGCTCGGCGGCGTCGCCCCCGACACCTCCGGCTCGTGGGAGATCACACCGCTGCCCGAGTGGACGCCCGGCGACGCCGCGGTGCCGTTCCAGGGCGGATCGGCGTTGATCGTCACGAAGGACAGCGAGCACCCCGAGGAGGCGGCGGCGTTCGCCAAGTGGATGAACGCCAGCACCGAGGGCAACCAGTCGTTGCTCGACGTGCGCGGCGTCTACCCCGCGTCGATCGAGGGGCAGGAGCTCGCGATCGGCAACGCCCCGCCCTCGCTGATGCCGCAGCAGACCGACTTCTACGACGTGGCCGCCGAGGTCTCGGAGGACGTCCTCCCCACCACGTGGGGCCCGAACGTCGCGCTCGCGACGACCACGCTCACCGACGAGCTCAACGCGGCGATCGCGGCCGGCACCCCGTGGCGCGACGCCTTCGTCGCGACCCAGGCCGTCGTCGTGGCCGACATGGAGGATGTGGGATACCAGGTGACCACGAATGGCTGA
- a CDS encoding beta-galactosidase — MPTLTSRSRDLPEPRTFPWITDGLALGGDWSPEQWPEELWADDVALMQRAGVNSINLAVFSWGLLEVADGEFDFGWLDRAMDLLADAGIGVNLATPTAAPPIWLFRAHPEIGLVTDRGVRVSQGGRLGWSPSSAVFRRYALRLVETMAARYADHPALRLWHVSNELGNENSHCFSDETSAAFATWLEARHGTVEALNEHWGSAFWGHRYTSFDQVEAPRFTGTSHNPGLLLDFERFSSDALLGHYLAEREVLRRVTPDVPITTNFMIQNHPGVHDYSGWAREVDLVANDHYTIGVDPERWGELAFSADRTRGMSQGEPWLLIEHSTSAVNWQPRNRAKSPGELARNSLAHVARGADGTLFFQWRQSTAGSEQHHSSVVPHAGADSRVYREVEALGATLRRIGAVRGSTVEQARVAILFDEISPNALRSGNNPSVDLRALDQPLAFHRALTRRGVAVDVVAPTSDLSGYDLVVVATLYLCPEEAVAGLEQVVARGGTVVVTPFSGIVDRHNRVVEGGYPGVLRELLGVRSEEFYPLLEGVEVELSDGRLGTVWSELAEPRAWAGAADDAAATVTSTYATGQLAGHPATFRRDAPGGGAALYLTTHLDDASLAALVDDLVAEQGIAPTAAGDDGLERVRRTSSTGSWLFAINHGDVDQQVEATGVDLVSGERADGSFTVPAGAVAVIEESLTR; from the coding sequence ATGCCGACGCTGACGTCCCGCTCCCGCGACCTGCCCGAGCCCCGCACCTTCCCCTGGATCACCGACGGCCTCGCCCTCGGCGGCGACTGGTCGCCCGAGCAGTGGCCCGAGGAGCTCTGGGCCGACGACGTCGCCCTCATGCAGCGCGCCGGGGTGAACAGCATCAACCTCGCCGTCTTCTCGTGGGGCCTGCTCGAGGTCGCCGACGGCGAGTTCGACTTCGGCTGGCTCGACCGGGCGATGGACCTGCTCGCCGACGCCGGCATCGGCGTGAACCTCGCGACGCCGACCGCGGCGCCGCCGATCTGGCTGTTCCGGGCGCACCCCGAGATCGGCCTCGTCACCGACCGCGGCGTGCGGGTCTCGCAGGGCGGGCGGCTCGGCTGGTCGCCGAGCTCGGCGGTGTTCCGCCGCTACGCGCTGCGGCTCGTCGAGACCATGGCCGCGCGCTACGCCGACCACCCGGCCCTCCGCCTCTGGCACGTGAGCAACGAGCTCGGCAACGAGAACTCGCACTGCTTCAGCGACGAGACCTCCGCCGCCTTCGCGACCTGGCTGGAGGCGCGGCACGGCACGGTCGAGGCGCTGAACGAGCACTGGGGCTCGGCCTTCTGGGGCCACCGGTACACGTCGTTCGACCAGGTCGAGGCACCCCGTTTCACCGGCACGAGCCACAACCCCGGCCTGCTCCTCGACTTCGAGCGCTTCAGCAGCGACGCCCTGCTCGGCCACTACCTGGCCGAGCGCGAGGTGCTGCGGCGCGTGACGCCCGACGTGCCGATCACGACGAACTTCATGATCCAGAACCACCCGGGCGTGCACGACTACTCCGGCTGGGCGCGCGAGGTCGACCTCGTCGCCAACGACCACTACACGATCGGCGTCGACCCCGAGCGCTGGGGCGAGCTGGCCTTCAGCGCAGACCGCACGCGCGGCATGTCGCAGGGCGAGCCCTGGCTGCTGATCGAGCACTCGACCTCGGCCGTCAACTGGCAGCCGCGCAACCGCGCCAAGTCGCCCGGCGAGCTCGCGCGCAACAGCCTGGCCCACGTCGCGCGCGGGGCCGACGGCACCCTGTTCTTCCAGTGGCGCCAGTCGACCGCGGGCAGCGAGCAGCACCACTCGTCCGTCGTCCCGCACGCCGGTGCCGACAGCCGCGTCTACCGAGAGGTGGAGGCGCTCGGCGCGACCCTGCGCCGCATCGGCGCCGTGCGCGGGTCGACCGTCGAGCAGGCCCGCGTCGCGATCCTCTTCGACGAGATCAGCCCGAACGCGCTCCGCTCGGGCAACAACCCCAGCGTCGACCTCAGGGCCCTCGACCAGCCGCTCGCGTTCCACCGGGCGCTTACGCGCAGGGGCGTGGCCGTCGACGTGGTCGCGCCGACGAGCGACCTCTCGGGCTACGACCTCGTCGTCGTGGCGACGCTCTACCTGTGCCCAGAGGAGGCGGTGGCCGGCCTCGAGCAGGTCGTCGCCCGAGGCGGCACCGTCGTCGTCACCCCGTTCTCCGGCATCGTCGACCGGCACAACCGCGTGGTCGAGGGCGGCTACCCCGGCGTGCTGCGTGAGCTGCTCGGCGTGCGCTCGGAGGAGTTCTACCCGCTGCTCGAGGGCGTCGAGGTCGAGCTGTCCGACGGCCGCCTCGGCACCGTCTGGAGCGAGCTCGCCGAGCCCCGCGCCTGGGCCGGCGCCGCAGACGACGCGGCCGCCACGGTGACGAGCACCTACGCCACCGGTCAGCTCGCCGGGCACCCGGCGACCTTCCGCCGCGACGCCCCGGGAGGCGGTGCCGCGCTCTACCTCACCACCCACCTCGACGACGCCTCGCTCGCCGCCCTCGTCGACGACCTCGTCGCCGAGCAGGGGATCGCGCCCACCGCGGCCGGCGACGACGGCCTCGAGAGGGTGCGCCGCACCTCCTCGACCGGGTCGTGGCTCTTCGCGATCAACCACGGCGACGTCGACCAGCAGGTCGAGGCGACCGGGGTCGACCTCGTGTCGGGCGAGCGGGCCGACGGCTCGTTCACCGTGCCCGCCGGCGCGGTCGCCGTGATCGAGGAGTCCCTGACCCGCTGA